One Glycine soja cultivar W05 chromosome 7, ASM419377v2, whole genome shotgun sequence genomic window, TGATTATAAGTtcctacaacaacccaagtaactTATGGGTTCAGGGCACATCCCATTTCTTTTACCTGTGCCACATTGCACAACCCATTTCTTTTACCTGTGCCACATTGCACAACccaagtaattttttatattgtacgTTATTTGATGGCTAATgcataatacaaataattttgtattgtaTCTTGTTTGATGCGTTTATGTACTGGacaaaataatgtaaattttaagAGCAAAACGTTCATGAGTTATACCCCATCCTACAAAAAGACATGATTAGCAAATCAAAGAGTGTTGAAGATGATTCATGTTAACAGGGAAGAATCATATGTCAAGCTACCAAAACTTTTAGGAGCTTTGCAATCTTTTGTTCCTGAGACTGTGGTAGCTTCTCAAACAAAATCTGTGTTTGAGGGAGGAGAAATCGTATCAGGCAAAAACATGCTTAAAAAAACGTGTCTTTTGGTCATTTGATCCATGCATTAATGGGTTTGCATATTGCAAAACCATAGTACAAGTAGATGATACATGTCTTTAGGGGAAGTATACTGACACATTGTTGATGCACAAGATGAAGCTAACCATATCTTCTCGATTGCCTATGCCATTGTAGAATGGGAGACAACTTCAGTGTGGGGTTTTTCCTAAAGAATTTGAGAAGACATGTTATTTGAATATGTGTTTATTTTGAACTTGCAGTAACACCAACCAACAAAGGTAGCCAAAAGTGACATAAAATTGAATTCTGCCATTCCTAATCTCAGGTGAAAAGAAAACTCCTAAACAAGTATGAAACCCTCTCCATAATGTTGTGTAATTACTCCACTAAAATTATGCACCCTTTCCATAGGAAAACATATTAAAGCAATAGAAAAATCCTTATATACCTAACGGTGCCCCTAGCTGCATCTAGATTCCAGCCCTTAGAACCAAAATAGGTACCAACCTGTAAAATagaattattttagaataaaccatctatttgattttgatttgtcaagtatcatatttttttctaaattcttTGCACCAAGGGCTATCTCACAAAGCTCATACTTTTCAATAATGCCTTCTTGGGTCCAATTCCAGCAAGTCTATCAACATGTCCTTCACTCGTTCGTGTTCTAATTCAGAACAATTTTCTTAATGGGACAATTCCAAACACCCCTTGATTATAAGTtcctacaacaacccaagtaactTATGGGTTCAAGGCACATCCCATTTCTTTTACCTGTGCCACATTGCACAACCCATTTCTTTTACCTGTGCCACATTGCACAACccaagtaattttttatattgtacgTTATTTGATGGCTAATgcataatacaaataattttgtattgtaTCTTGTTTGATGCGTTTATGTACTGGacaaaataatgtaaattttaagAGCAAAACGTTCATGAGTTATACCCCATCCTACAAAAAGACATGATTAGCAAATCAAAGAGTGTTGAAGATGATTCATGTTAACAGGGAAGAATCATATGTCAAGCTACCAAAACTTTTAGGAGCTTTGCAATCTTTTGTTCCTGAGACTGTGGTAGCTTCTCAAACAAAATCTGTGTTTGAGGGAGGAGAAATCGTATCGGGCAAAAACATGCTTAAAAAAACGTGTCTTTTGGTCATTTGATCCATGCATTAATGGGTTTGCATATTGCAAAACCATAGTACAAGTAGATGATACATGTTTTTAGGGAAAGTATACTGACACATTGTTGATGCACAAGATGAAGCTAACCATATCTTCTCGATTGCCTATGCCATTGTAGAATGGGAGACAACTTCAGTGTGGGGTTTTTCCTAAAGAATTTGATAAGACATGTTATTTGAATATGTGTTTATTTTGAACTTGCAGTAACACCAACCAACAAAGGTAGCCAAAAGTGACATAAAATTGAATTCTGCCATTCCTAATCTCTGGTGAAAAGAAAACTCCTAAACAAGTATGAAACCCTCTCCATAATGTTGTGCAATTACTCCACTAAAATTATGCACCCTTTCCATAGGAAAACATATTAAAGCAATAGAAAAATCCTTATATACCTAACGGTGCCCCTAGCTGACTGGCTGCATCAAGATTTCAGCCCTTAGAACCAAAATAGGTACCAACCTGTAAAATagaattattttagaataaaccatctatttgattttgatttctcaagtatcatattttttttctaaactctTTGCACCAAGGGCTATCTCACAAAGCTCATACTTTTCAATAATGCCTTCTTGGGTCCAATTCCAGCAAGCCTATCAACATGTCCTTCACTCGTTTGTGTTCTAATTCAGAACAATTTTCTTAATGGGACAATTCCAAACACCCCTTAATTATAAGTtcctacaacaacccaagtaactTATGGGTTCAGGGCACATCCCATTTCTTTTACCTGCgccacattgcacaaaattttcTTCATGGTAACTCAAACTACAAACGTTTAAAGAAACCACTCATACTGGCGGGtgagaatctattttatttcttcgtTAAACTTTACTTTCAATCAAATTTCATAACATAAtagattgattgaatatttaCAAGTTACGCAAACATGGAGAAGATGCACTAACAACATCTTAGGGATATTCGTGCGAATAAGCCAAGTGCAGCTGAATGGCTTGATCAGTTACTCaaatttttttgggtacaatgCTTCGATGTGGGAAACGTTGGGGACATATGACCACAAATTTGTCTAAGTGTGTTAGTTCCATGTTAAAAAATGTAAGACATTTGCCAGTGTCATTGTTGGTTGAGGAGATGTACTTCAAGACCGCACAACTCTTTGCTATTAGAGGCCGACAAACTCAAGCAATGATCAACTCCGGCTTATCCCGAAGTCAGTCTCTAAGGCAACAAATAGCGGTCAACAAGAATCAAATACACATTGTAAACGAATTCGACAGACACAACCACACCACACATTTATTGTAACAGAGACCCAATCTCCACTTCAAACACCCAGACCACATGGAAGGGAAGGTTTAGGGTAATGTTACAATCCCAAAAGTGTGATTGTGGTGAATATAAGGCTAAACACTTACCGTGTTCTTACGTCATGCCTGCTTGTAAATCTGTCAGTGCTGATCCCATGAACTATATGCCCCTCTGTTCACCTTACAACACATTTTGCACGTCTACAACTTCTTTGGTTTACTGCCACACAAATTAATGTGTGACAAGAATATGAAGGAGATCAGTGGGGTCTTGATCCAAGGAGAAAGAGTTTCGCAAATGGTCGTCCGATTTCAACTCACATTCCAACTGAGATGGACGAAGACGAGAATGAACGGAAAAGTAGAAAAAATGTGGAATTTGCTTACAAAAGAGAcataacaaaaacaacaattgTCCCAACATGTCTTCATCTTAAATTTTTCCTTAACCAAATGTGActgtttaagtattttatttataatgtagtataatgttcttctataaataaattgttaaacaaaaattattatcatttaaaaaaaatctaatgacataaacaaacaatttatatttagtaaaataataatattaaaatttttaatttttttactaaagcaaatatattattagacaaaattcatattttttttaaaaataaaatgttaacttaaaaaaatttcgtatataaattaaataatataagaaaagtaattatattcaataatatcattttcttattaaaaaattattttaataaaaaagtatttttaaaatcaatttaaaatatatttatataatataatatttgtattattttagtaatttaaattaaaataaaaaagaatcaccggaTGGAAGTCGGGGTGGCCAGACCCGACTTCCCAAAGATGCTGCAAAGTAGTGTATATTGAGTATTCTTTTTCTAAGCAGGTGCATTTTGAGATAAAGTTGGAGAGAGAATGTGtacttctgtaaaaaaaaattctatttttcgctatttattattgttgtatattttttaatgcaaaataGATCATAATTTTCCAGTGTAAGTGTTGAGAATACTTCTATGTAACTATCATTTCCTTCATTGTTTGTTTCAATATGGTATCCATTTAAATGAATATCTTTGACGCTTAACAAGTTTCTATGAGACTTGGAAGAATATAATGCATTGTCAATGTGTAACTTAGTTCCTCCAAGTAACAATATATTGGCTTTACCAAAGCCTTCAGTAATATTTATACTTCTAGATATAATACTAACACAAACTTCTTGCATTACTAGgagaaaaattcatttttcttgtGGATTGTATAAGTTGTTTTCATTGTTAGTAAGACATCTTCGTTATTGATGTTATTGCCAATATTCATTCTTAACAAAAAAAggagtataaaaaaatcaatatacagAAACCAAATTGAAAGATAACAAAACTTATATAttgctttgaaaagaaaaacacatataaagcccaataaaattatttaagtccAATAAAGTCAAATAACAACAAAGTACCAAAAGTTCAAAAACATATAAAGTTCAAACTATTCTACTAAAGAATAAAGTTCAATAACAAAATTATCTCTTGACACTTTCATCACCAACAAGGTGATCAATATTGCTATTCGGATCAACAAAGAAATCAACAACATCTAGGTGAGTAGCATCCATACGACCATAATTAGAATcaccattttcaataaaaatatattcttaaaagaatttatttataattcattTGACAATCAAGACTTATGTAACTAGttgagaaaaaatttataataggtccataaattagaaatatgtaatacaaaaaaatagaaatgtaaGAAATTGAGTTAATCGAAATAGGGaacataaatgaaaatatatgagaaataaaataaaaatgaaggtgtttaatttaagagaaatgagaaaaaaaaggtgcataacaatatataagaaatatagtaaaaatatgTGGATTCCATAATTATTTCTGCATACCAGACACACTcactttttgtttcttctatttctttcttctcctAGCCTCCCTATTTCTCAATTACCAAACAAAGGTAGATgttgtgactttttttttaagctcaaaacaattggtgtttttaaattttaaagtctaattaatatttttttcaaatatatccTTATTTAATATCTCACGTAAACATTAAAGATTATTAAATAAGgccatttagtttaaatttaatattttacttctattaaatatatttttttaatttatatgcattAACTTTAAACATCTAAACATATGAGAAGGGGGTTGTAATGTGTAACGTAcaagtttcttattttaatttagaaaacaatTACTCCctcctttttatttcttttgatatTTAAGGTTATTGTACATcatttatgaaatatttaatagaacTAAAACATTGTTATAATTGAACTACATTGTCTCTATTTAatacattcattttttatcCATGTACCACTAAGTGGGTATTAATTATGGgtgtatttgaataaaaaaaacattaattagacTTTAAGATTCTAAAGTACCAAAAGTTtcgagaaaaaaagaaaaaggttgttATAATTAAACTACATTGTCTCTATTTAATACATTGATTTTTTATCCATGTACCACTAAGTGAGTATTAATTATGGgtgtatttgaataaaaaaacattaattagacTTTAAGATTCTAAAGTACCAAAAGTttcgagaaaaaaaataaaaggctaaaacataaatatataaagagagagaggaaggaGAGAGTGATGTTTTCTCTCTTATAATCAAGTAAGCCTATTTCCAATTTCCAATGAATAAAAAAGGTTGTTTGGAAAGTTCCAAACTCATTTTAGCGAGTAAAGTACCGTGACATGTTTGATTATAATCAAAAGTACGTttgtacattaaaaattttcctTTAAACTCAATTATGTAGAAGTGAGGCTTTAGTTGCTTTCACAGACTTGAATTTAACTCAAATTTGAATTTGCAAATTTTAATGCAAGCATGTAAACATCAACAAGTTCtttgtaaaaaattacaatcaacacaaataatttaacatgaagttattttattaattaatattacatctatttctatatataagaaaaattaaataataatattctttgtttcaaattataagaaacGTATGtcctcttttaaatatattaattgttaattttcttttataatcctaatttattttgaagtcTATTAATGAGATATGACACATTTTTTATGAAAGTGAATGCATTATTGatctattaataatataactgGTTAAAAAATACTCATTACATTATAAATAGTGTCATTATATCTGACATTGTTTAAACCAATTAATTCTATAGATATTTTtgaacataatttaaatttataataatattaattatattaaactaatttaactattttttttattaattttaatgaattaaatatttgtttttgtataCATAAAAAGAGGTAAACTTATTCAAATCCCTTTTTAATATGTAGGAATTGAATGGAAGATCATACTAAAAGATTTGCCCTTATCATGTTCAATCAATTAAACATCTTCATAATCTTATTGAAATATCTAAAAATAGTTGAAATAGAATTTGGTAAGAGAATATACtttattactaaaaatattttaaagaaaaaaaacactgggttattgtaatttgtaaagaagatttaaattttttttttttactaaatctgCTTTTTTTCCCTATCAGTGGcaatcatattttataattacgaTTCCTCTTTCTCATTCAGGTTCCATTTTTCTCTAAATCACCCCTACTGTTTCTTATAAACTCACATGTCAAATTAAAtatctcaaatatttttaaaaataaattcaaggtCTGACATTAATAAATGGAGCACGAGAAAGTGGACCAAGGCAGCATTTACAGTCTCCAGGATCTGTGGCTGGGTCTTGGGATACGTGTGACCCTTCTCAATTCCTCTGTCCCTTGCTAACTTCTCCTATCTTCCGCAGTAGTACTACTACTATCACAAGCCATAATAATTAAGGCACTTCTCACCAGTAGTAACTATTACTTAGAGGGAGAGAGAGGTTTTAGAGAAGAAGAAACAATCTCCAAAGAaacataacaacaacaacaatcaatcaatcaatcaatctctTTTCCTCGTACAAAatgaagaacaacaacaacaccaagCTCATCCTCCTCCACAAACAAACCCTAACACCCAACACCGCCGCTTCAACACTCTTCTCTTCCCACCGTCTCTggctctttttcttcttcctcctcttctccACCCTCCTCTTCACCTGGACCCTCATCTCAACCACAATCTCCTCCACTTCAACCAGCTCCTCCGCCGTTACCTCCCCTCTCCCACCCTCCGTCACAAAGGCACTCCTCCACTACGCCGCCGCCGCCAACTCCTCCACCAAACCCATGTCCCCCGCCGAAATCTCCGCCGTCTCCACCTCCCTCCTCCGCCTCCCCCCGCGCCCCAACCTCCTCGTCTTCGGCCTCACCCACGAGTCCCTCCTCTGGGCCGCCCTCAACCACCGCGGCGGCCGCACCGTCTTCCTCGACGAGAACGAATACGCCATCTCCAAGTTCGAGTCTTCCAACCCCGGCGTCGAAGCCTACGACATTCAATTCACGACGAAAGTCAGCGAATACCCAAAACTCCTCTCCCAGGCCCAATCCCAGGCCCAAAACGACTGCAGGCCCGTCCAGAACCTCTTGTTCTCCGAATGCAAGCTTGCAATCAACGACTTACCTAACCACATCTACCAGGTTGCGTGGGATGTTATTCTCGTTGACGGGCCAAAAGGGTATTTTCCGGCGGCCCCAGGGCGGATGGCGCCGATCTTCACGGCGGCGGTGCTTGCCCGGAGTAAAATATCCGGCGGCGAGACCCACGTGTTCGTGCATGACTTCGGGAGAGAGGTGGAAAGGGTTTTCAGCGAGGAGTTTCTGTGCAAGGAAAATTTGGTTGAGTTGGTGGATTCGTTGGGGCACTTCGTTGTTAAGAGTGAGGCTCACGACGGAGAAAGCGCTGTTTTCTGTAAAAACTCGTCGTCGAAGGTTGTCGGCGACGAAGAGGACTAGGATTATGCTTGGGCTCCAGAGAATgtgtaaaattatctttttttatataaatatttttagtagaAAGGAACCAGGAAATGCAATTTAATTTAGGCATTATAGCAAGTGGCCCGCTTTTCTCCCCAAAAAGGGGTGAGGAATGTGAAATTGTCAATGAttcttttgaatatatttttaaattttgaataaatatttattttgattcttgaaaattttaaaaatttaaactgaaaatttttaatttaattttttaatgtaaaaatatttgacAGAT contains:
- the LOC114419721 gene encoding protein IRX15-LIKE-like → MKNNNNTKLILLHKQTLTPNTAASTLFSSHRLWLFFFFLLFSTLLFTWTLISTTISSTSTSSSAVTSPLPPSVTKALLHYAAAANSSTKPMSPAEISAVSTSLLRLPPRPNLLVFGLTHESLLWAALNHRGGRTVFLDENEYAISKFESSNPGVEAYDIQFTTKVSEYPKLLSQAQSQAQNDCRPVQNLLFSECKLAINDLPNHIYQVAWDVILVDGPKGYFPAAPGRMAPIFTAAVLARSKISGGETHVFVHDFGREVERVFSEEFLCKENLVELVDSLGHFVVKSEAHDGESAVFCKNSSSKVVGDEED